The genomic interval GTACGAGCTCGTCTCCCGGGAGACGGCCCGCGACGCGCTCGCCACCTACGACCTCGCGGAGCCGTACGCGAACACGGTCGCGCTCGAAACCATCAGCCTCGGCTCCGCGGTCTCGCTGTTGAACGACCTGAACTGGTACCTCGTCCGCTTCGCCGACGCCGCGCTCGTCCTCGAACCCTCCGTCAGCGACGAGGAGTGGCTCTCGCGGGAACTCGCCGCCGCGGTCCGCGACGACGAGGTGTCGGCCGAGGCGTCCGCGCGCTACCTGAAGGTGTACGGCGTGACGGCCGAGAACGAACTGGTCGAGCCGATGTTCGTGACCCGGACCGGCCACGAGCTCCCCGACTACGACCTCCGCGAGGTCGAGGACACCCTCCGCGTGCGCGTCACGGAGTCGGAGTTCGGGGCGTGATCGGACACAAGGGCTTAGACGGGGACGGCCGACGCCTCCGAGCGTGCCCTCCCTCACGAACCTGCTCTCGGACGCCGCCGACCGCCTCGACGGGGTCTGGTGGCTCGCCGCGGTTCCCGCCCTGCTCGCGTTCACGAACGTCGGCGCCTTCGCGCGGACCGGCCGCGTCGACACCCACGTCGGCGTCTCGTTCCCCCCGCCGCTCCCCGTGACCGACGCGTGGAGCTTTCTCAGCCTCCCGACCGACGGGGTCCGACTGGGCGTCGCGGGCGCGCCGGCCACGGCGGCCGCCTTCACCCTCGGCGGCGCGCTGCTCTCCGGGGTTCTCAGTGCCGGGTATCTCGGGACCGTCGACCGCCGCTGGGACCGCCGAACCGGCGAGTTCCTCGCCGACGTGCGCGCCCACGCCGTGCCGCTGGCCGGCTTCCACCTGCTCGTCGCCGTCGGCGCGTTCGCGGCGTTCGCGCTCGTGGAGGCAGTGCCGGCCCTGCTCCTGTTCGTCGTCCCCTCCTCCTGCTCGGCGCGTACCTGCTGTACCCCGCGCCGTACCTCGTCGTGACCGGGGACCGGGGACTCGTTCCCGCGCTCCGGCGCGCGTACGCGCTGACCGTGCCGGGCGGCGCGCCGCTGTCGTACTTCGCCCGGTACGTCCTCGCGGGGGCGGTCGTCTCCGTGCCCGCGACGCTGGTGTTCGTCAACCTCGGCGCGCTGGGGGCGACGCTCGGCGTCGTCGCGCTCGCGCCGGTCGCGCTGCTGTTCGACGCGGCCACGATGGGCTTCCTGAAGGAGGAGGCGGAGCCGGACGGCGGGGCGCCAACGACGTACGAACCCGCGATACGCCCGGTCGACTAGTCGAACATCCCGGTCGACATGTAGCGCTCGCCCGAGTCCCAGAACACCGTGACGACGAGCGGACAGTCCTCGGGGAGGTCCGTCTCGGGCGCGGTCGGCTCGCCGTGCAGGAGGTCCGTCGTCGCGTCCGGGCCGGGGCAGTCGGCCTCGTCCGCGAGCCGCTCGGCCACGCGCTTCGCCGCGAGGTTCGACGCGCCCGACGACTGGCCCACCAGAATCCCCTCCTCGCGGGCGAGGCGGCGACACTCGGCCTCCGCCGCCTCGATGCCGACCGTCTCCACCGAGTCGACGAGGTCGATGTCGAGGTTCGGGGAGACGAAACCCGGCCCCATCCCCTGAAAGGAGTCGTTCTCCGGCTCCTTCCCGGAGAGGACGGCGCTGTCCTCGGGCTCGACGGCGACGATTTCCACCTCGGGGAACGCCTCCCGCAGGCGGCGACCGATGCCTGAGAGCGTTCCCCCGGTTCCGACCCCGGCGACGAGCGCGTCCACCTCGCGGTCGCCCACCTGGTGGAGAATCTCCCTCGGTCGTCTCGTAGTGGGCGCGGGGGTTCGCCTCGTTCTCGAACTGCCGCAGTTGGACGGCGCCCGCCTCTTGCTCTATCTCGTCGGCGCGGTCCTTCGCGTCGGAGATGTCCCCCTCCACGAGTTCGAGGGTCGCACCGTACGCGCGCATCACGCGCTGGCGCTCGGGGGACTTCGAGGCCGGCATCACGATGGTGGCGTCGTACCCCTTCGCGGCGGCGACCATCGCGATGCCGATGCCGGTGTTGCCCGAGGTGGGTTCCACGATGGTGTCGCCCGGGTCGAGCGCGCCGTCGCGCTCCGCGGCCTCGACCATCGCGAGGGCGGGCCGGTCCTTCGCGCTCCCGCCGGGGTTCTTCGACTCCAATTTCGCGGCGACGACGCTGCCGGGCGGCGAGGCCACCTGCACGAGCGGCGAGCCGACGGTCCCCAGCACGCTTCGGTCCATTACCCGACCGTTGCCGCCGACGGGTAAGGGGTCTGCGGACACCGGCATGGTCTGCCGTCCGCTTTCGGTCGCCTGCCGCGGGCGCGGACGTTAAGCGACCGCGGGAGATAGAGAGGCCATGCAACTGGAGACGATGCGGCCGAACCCAGCGTGGGACGAGGCCTCCTACGAGGACGCCGTCGCGGCGTTCGCCGCGGTCGCCGACGAGATAACGGTGCGCGTGTGGGGCGGGGACTGGTGTAAGGACTGCCGGGCGCAACTGCCCGACTTCGGCGCGGCACTCGACGCCGCGGGCGTCCCCGAGGACCGCGTCCACCACTACCCGGTGGAGAAGAACGACGACGGCTCGAAGTCGGGCGAACTCGTCGACGAGTACGGCGTCGAACTGATTCCGACGGTCGTCGTGGAGCGCGACGGCGAGGAAGTGGCGCGGTTCGTCGAGGACGAACCCGTCCCCATCGTCGTCTACCTCGCCGACCGGCTCTGACGCCGCGCTACTTGTACCAGCAGTCTGCCCCGACCACGTCCCCTTCGACCCGCCCCGCGAACAGGTCGTAGAGCGCGCCGTCGAGCGTGACCTCCACCTCGCCGTCGGCGTCCGCGACCGTCACGACGGTCGTTCCCGCCCGCTCCGTCACGTTCCGGACGGTCGCCGCCGTCCACACCTCGGCGTCCGTGGCCGGGGGCTTCGCGCGGAGGCGGTCGTGCATTCGGACCCTCAGACCCGCTCGAACAGCGGGCCGGGGTGGCCGTCGTCGCCCTCGACGACGCCGGCGAGCGCCACCTCGTCGCCGATGGCGGCGTGTTCGTCGCCGAACCGACCCATCACCCTCGCGTCGCCGAGTTCGACGACGCCGACCTGGTAGCCGCGCTCCGCGACGCCGGCGGGCGGCACCTGTATCGTCGTCTCCGTGTGGACGACGCCCGTCATCGGGAGTTCGACCCGTTCGAGGTCGCGGTTCCCGCAGTGCGGGCACGCGCCCGTCGGGGTGCCGTTCGTGTGGCCGCAGGAGCACGCGAGGCCGAGCAGGCGGTCCTCGCGCAGGGCCTCGGTCCACTCCGCGTACGTCAGGGTCACGCGCGACCCTCCAGCACGCTGACGACGGTCGTAGCGGAGTCCCCGCCGAGGTTGTGTGCGACGCCGGTGTCGGCGCCGGCGACCTGCCGCTCGCCGACCGTGCCGCGTATCTGTTCCGTGAGTTCGACGATCTGGGCCGTGCCCGTCGCGCCGATGGGGTGGCCCTTCGCCTTCAGGCCGCCCGAGGGGTTGATGGGCCGGTCGCCGTCCAACGAGGTCCGACCCTCGGCCGCGTACGCGCCGCCCTCGCCGTCGGGGGCGAAGCCGATGGCCTCGCTCGCCAGCACCTCCGCGCCCGTGAAGCAGTCGTGGACCTCCGCGAAGTCCGCGTCGTCGGCCGTGATGCCGGCCTGTTCGTAGGCGCTCTCCGCGGCGTCGCGCGCGGCTTGCGTCGCGGTCAGGTTGGCTTTATCGCCGATGGGGACCACGTCCGTCGCGTGACCGACGCCGGTCACGTCGACCGGCGCGTCGTACGAGTCCGCGAGGTCGTCGCTCACGACGACCACGGCGCTTGCCCCGTCGGAGAACGGACAGCAGTCCATCAGCCGGAAGGGGTCGGCGACGACCGGTCCCTCCAGTACCTCCTCGACGGTCGTCTCCTTCCCGAAGTGGGCGCGGGGGTTCAGCCTGCCGTGCGCGTGGTTCTTCACCGCGACGGCGGCGAGCTGTTCCTCCGTCGTCCCGTACTCGTGCATGTGCCGCTTCGTGAGCAGGGCGAAGACGCCGGGGAAGGTGAGCCCCGTCGGCTGTTCGTACTGCCGGTGGGAGGCGGAGGCGAAGATGCGCGTCATCTCGGGGGTGTCCTTCCCGGTCTCGGGGGTACACCGCTCGACGCCGCCGACGAGGACGGCGTCGTGGACGCCGGCGTCGACGGCCTGCACGGCGTTCTTGAACGCGTTCGCCGAGGTGGCGCAGGCGTCCTCGAACCGCTGGACCTCCATGCCCGCTGCGCCGATGTGGCTCGCCATCCGCGGGCCGAGGTGCGTCTCGTTCTCCGCCTGGCCGCTCATCGCGTTGCCGAAGTAGAGCGCGTCGAGGTCGCGCGCCGCGACCCCGGCGTCGTCGAGCGCCGCGAACGCGGCCTCGCCGAACAGCTCCTGTAGGGGTGTGTCGTGGACGCCGAACTTCGTCATGCCGGCGCCGACGACGGCTGCACGTGCCATGCCACTACTCGTGTATCGGCGTTTATCAAGCAACCGCTTGCGACCGTCGGGCGCGTCCTACCGCCCGAACCGGCCCTCGCGCTTCGCGGACTCCCGGGACGTGCCGCCGTCGCCGGGGAACACGAACCAGACGAGCGCCGCGCCGACGACGGCCCCGCCGGCGAGCGCTCCCGCGAGGACGGGGAGCGTCGCCCCGGCCTGCACGGCGATGAGGCCCGCCGACACCGCGACCAGCGCCGTCGCGGCGAGCTTCACCTTCAGCGCGAACGACGCGCGCTCCTCGTTCGAGACGGGGTCCACCATCAGCGGTTCACCTCGGTCGACACGTGCATTCCCGTGAACAGCCACTCGTCGTCCTCGCGCAGCAGCGACCCGGACCACCGCGTGTCGAACTCGTAGCGGATGCCCGCCTCGGTGTCGTTCCACCCCATGTACACGTCGTCGGCGAACCACGCCGCCGGCCCTTCGCTCCCGACGCGGAGGTCCCGGGACTCCACTTCCCACCCGGTCGTGGTCGCCGTCTGGTCGCGCAGGCCCGCCGCGACGGCCTCGTACCCCGACAGCTCCTCGCCGACGCCGAACTTCACCGTCGTCTCGTCCTCGCGGAAGAACGGGTGAAGGGGGTCGCCGGCGCGCAACGCGTCGTAGTAGTCGCGTATCCTCGCGGCCGCGTTCATGCTCGTCGTGTGGGGAGCCGGCGACTTACCCCCACCGATGCGTCGGGCCGTCGGCGAGGCGAGAACGTACGTTTCATTAGCGCGTCCCCGGAACGTCGCGTATGAACGCCGCCGAGCGGGCCGCGTTGGTGACGCGGTACACCGAGGAGGCCGTGACGGAGGAGGAGATAGCGGACATCCTCGCGGAGCGCGACGACCCGCACGCCTACATCGGCTACGCCCCGACCGGCGAGATGCACATCGGCCACTTCACGACGATGCGGAAGCTGGCCGACTTCCTCGCCGCCGACGTGGAGGTGACGGTGCTGGTCGCGGACCTCCACGCCCACCTCGACGACGAGAAGTCGCCGTTCGAACTGCTCGACGCCCGCTCCGACTACTACGAGGCGGCCATCCGCGGGATGATCGAGGCCGCGGGCGCCGACCCGTCCGACGTGAACTTCGTCCGCGGGACGGAGTACCAGCTCGAGGAGCCGTACACGCTCGACCTCTACCGGCTCATCGCGGACACGACCATCTCGCGCGCCCAGCGGGCCGGCTCCGAGGTCGTCCGGCAGTCGGACAACCCCAAGCTCGGCGGGCTCGTCTACACCCTGATGCAGAGCCTCGACGTGGCGGCGCTCGACGCCGACATCGCCTACGGCGGCATCGACCAGCGCGGCATCTACATGCTCGCCCGCGAGGCGCTCCCGGACAGGGGTACGACAAACCGGCCTGTGTGTTCGCGCCGCTGCTGTCGGGGCTGACCGGCGGGAAGATGTCGGCCTCGGACGCCGGCTCGAAGGTGAACCTCACCGACTCGCCCGAGGCGGTCGAGGAGAAGATACAGGGCGCCTACTGCCCGCAGGGCGAGGTCGAGGACAACGGCGTCCTCGGGTACCTGAAGTACCTCGTCTTCCCCGTGTTCGACGAGCGCGGCGAGGAGCTCGTCGTCGAGCGGCCCGACGAGTACGGCGGCGACCTCGTCTACGGCGACTACGACGCGCTCGAAGCCGACTACGTCTCCGGGGAGCTCCACCCGGCGGACCTCAAGCCCGGCGCGGCCGCGGCCATCTCCGACGTCATCGACCCGGTTCGCGAGCGGCTGAACGCCGAGCCGGAACTGCTCGCCGCGGCCTACCCCGAGAAGTACGACTAGTCCTCCTGTCGCGGCAGGCGCACGGTGAACGCGGCGCCGCCCATCCCGCTCTCGCCGATGTCGAGCGACCCGCCGTAGCTGTCGACGATCTCCCGACACAGGTAGAGCCCCAGCCCCGTCCCGTCGCTCGCCTCGCCCTGCTCGCCCTTCTCCAGCACGCGCGAGCGCATCCCCTCGGGGATGCCGGGACCGTTGTCGGCGACGACGACCTCGACCGCGTCCGGGCCGGGCTCCGCCGAGACGCGCACGACCGGCTCGGCCGCGTCGTTGTGGGTGACGGCGTTCGTCAGGAGGTTGTGGAACAGCTCCGAGACGAGGTCGTCGGCGAGCACCTTCACGGGCGGGAAGACGCCGCCCTCCACCTCGAACGTCGCCCCGGGGTGGCCGTCCCGTGCCGACTCGATGGCCGCCGTGAGCGCGTCGTCGAGCGCCACCGGTTCGAGTTCGTGCTCGCCCCCCTCGAGGACCGTCTTCATGAACGACCGCATCGTGTTGATGAGCTCCGTCATCGAGTCCACGCGGTCGATGACGGTATCGACCCGCTCCAGCACCGCCTCGTCGTCCGTCTCGGATTCGAGCAGCTGGCCCTGCATCCGGACGACGTTCATCCCGTTGAGCAGGTCGTGGCGGAGCACGCGGTTGAGGAACTCCATCTGCTCGCGCTCGTGGCGGATGGTCTCCTCGCGGTCGAGCCGCCGCAGCGTCTCGCGGAGGTGGGTGGCGAGCAGTTCGACCGCGTCCGTCCGGCTCTCGTCGAGCGCGCCCGGGCGCGCGCCGAGCTGGAGCACGCCGCGGCCGCCGACCGGCACCGTCACGACCGGGCCGGCGTCGGTGTCGGTGACCATCGCGCCCCCGTCGGTCTCCACGAGCGGCCGGGACTCGCCGCCGGCCTCGTCCGCCGCCGCCGCGTCGAGCGGCCCGTCCGCGTTCCGGGTGCGTACGGTCTCCCCGTCCACGGACAGACACGCCCGGTCGTAGGGGACGACCCGCTCGGCCGCGCTCATCGTGAGGTCGTAGGCCGCGTCGGCGTCGGGCGCGTTCGCCATCTCCGAGGCGACCGTGTGGAGGTGTTCGATGCGGCTACGCGCGACCCGCTCGCGGGCGAGTTCCTTCTGTTCGGTCACGTCCGTGAGGACGAGGAACAGCTCCGCGGCGTCCCCGTCGGCCTCGTAGGGGACGATCTGCGCGATGAACTCCCGACGCTCGCCGCGGTCGTCGAGTTCGACCTCGACCTCGAAGGGGTCGCCGTCGGCGACCGCCCGGACGAACGCCGCACGGGAGTCGGTGTCGGCGGCGTCGATGACCCGCGAGAGCACGGCGGGCGCGCGGTCGAAGTTGGCGTCGAACGCGGCGTTGGTGGCGAGCGTCTCGACGCCGTCGGAGGCGAGCCGGAGCGTCGCCACGTCGTCGTCGGTGTTGTCGAACAGCGCGCTCGTGCGAGCCCGGGCGTGTTCGGTCTCGCGGCGCTGGCGGCGCCGGCGCACGTCGTAGAAGCCGACGGCGACGGCGACGAGACCGCCGATGAGTACCGCGTCCATGGCGATGACGAGCGGCTTCAGGTCGCCCTGGACGAACCCCTGGATGCCGATGACCCACGCGAAGACGACGCCGAAGCCGAGCGAGACGGCGTAGGTCCACTTCGTCACGGCGAGGGCGTCGCGGGCGGGCCACGGGCGGGTCGCGAGCCACACGCCCGTCACGACGAGCACCAGCGCGAGGCCGAGCGGAACGGCGTTCTCGACGGTCGTCGAGAGCAGCGACTTGTGCGGGGGGACGGCCACGTCCTGCCACATGTCGAACAGGGGGACGAGAAGGAGGAGGGCCCCGAGCAGGGAGACGGCCCCGCCCGCGACGGCACGTCGCCCCCGTTCCGAGAGAGTCATGTCCGGCGTACTCCCGAACCGCGGAAAAAAGGGGAGGGGGCCCGAAACCCTGAACGCCCGTTCGTGAGACGAAGCGGCACGATTACGTCGGTGTCACCCGGTGACGGCGGAGTCCGCGAACGGCTATAAGGAAGCCTCGTGTACGGAGTGTCGTGATGCAATCGACTTACCGAAGCGAAGCGAGTTGCCAGGTGATAGCATGATTCCGCTCCAGACCGACGTGTTCGCGGCGACCGGCGCGGCGGAGATATTCCTCCTCGCGCGTATCGTGTTCGGCGTGACGCTGGCGTTCATGGGACTGAACCACTTCCTGAACCTCGAGGAGATGACCGGCTACGCCCAGTTCAAGGGCCTCCCCGCGCCGGGCTTCAGCGTCGTCGCCTCCGGCGCGACGCTCGTTCTCGGCGGCCTCGGCCTCGTCGTCGGGGCCTTCCCCGTCCTCGCCGCGGGCGCGCTGGCGACGTTCCTGCTCGTCTCGGCCGTCACGATGCACGACTTCTGGTCGATAGACGACCCGGAGGAGAAGCAGAACGAGATGATCTCGTTCCAGAAGAACGTGTACGGCGCGGGCGCGGCGCTCGCCTTCCTCGTCGTCGGCGGCGTCGAGTGGACGTACGCGGTCGGCATCGGCCTGTTCTGAACGGTTGAAGTAGCCCCCCTTCCTCCCTCCCGTATGCACCGCCGCACCGCGGAGGGGGTCGTGTGGAGATAGACGCGCGCGAGAAGCCGTCGCTGTACCGCCTGCTGGCCGGCGCGGTCGTGCCCCGACCCATCGGCTGGATATCGACGCGCGGCCCCGAGCGCGACAACCTCGCGCCGTACTCGTTTTTCAACGTGGCGACGCCGTCGCCGCCGACGCTCGCGTTCTCCGCGGGGGACACCCGCGACGGGCTGAAGGACACCGCGCGCAACGCCGTCGAGTCGGGCGCGTTCGCCCACAACGTCGTCACCGCGGACCTCGCCGAGGCGATGAACGCCACCGCGACCGGCGACGAGGTGGACGAGTTCGAGCGCGCCGGCCTCGCGAAGGCCGAGTGCGAGACGGTGGACGCGCCGTACGTCGCCGACGCGAAGGTCGTCTTCGAGTGCGAGACGGTCGAGACAGTGGATTTCGGCGTCTCGACGCTCGTTCTCGGGCGCGTACGGTACGTCCACATCGACGACGCGGTAACCACGGACGGGAAGCTCGACACGACGAAACTCGACGTCGTCGGGCGGATGACCGGGTCGGAGTACACCCGGACGCGCGACCGCTTCGCGATGGAGCGTCCGGAGTAAAAAGCGGCGAGTTAGCACGTAACACGCACGTATCCGTCCGATACACCCAAGAGCCGACTCCGCCAAGCGCGCGTATGAGCCACGTCTGTCCGGAGTGCAACCGAACGTTCGGAACCGAACTCGCGCTGGCGCTCCACCGCGACACGTGCGGCCGCGACGAGATGCAGTGTACGGAGTGCGGCGCGCGGTTCGCGGAGGCGCGGGCGACGCGCGACGGCTGGCACTACGAGTGTCCGACGGAGGGGTGTGACGGCGCGGGCGTCGGCGAACAGCTGTACGCGCTCAATCGGTAGCCTCGGCCAGTTCGCGGAGGCGCCGGAGGCCGCGCTCGCAGACGGGCGCGTACGCGGCCCCGGGCAGCGGTATCTCGATGACCGCCGTACAGCCGCCGGCGCGCGCCTCGACGCGGTGGCCAGTCGCGGGGAGCTTCGCGACGTTCCACGTCCAGCGGTAGTCCGCGCAGGTGCGCACGGCGAAGGGGAGCCACAGCCCCGCGACGGTGCGCACGCGACCCTCCGTCCCGGCGGCGACGTAGCGGTCGGGGGACTCCACCTCGCGCACGGACGGGCCCCACTCGGCCCACGTCTCCGTGTCGCGGAACAGCTCCCACACGCGGTCGCGGGGGGCGGCGACCGGCTCGTGGACCTCGACGCGGCGGCCGTCCGGGGTACTCGCGAGGCGGGGCATTCGACCGTCGTTCGGCGGGCACCGGCATAAGTCCCCGAGGCCGGGGGGCGGCGTAGCTTTTTGTCCCGACGCGGCGACGCCGCGGTATGGAGTACACCACGCTCGGGAACACGGGCATCGAGGTGTCGCGCATCTGTCTGGGCTGTATGAGCTTCGGCGACCCGGACTGGCGCGCGTGGGTGAAGGGCGAGGAGTTCGGCACCGAACTCGTCGAGCGCGCCATCGACCTCGGTATCAACTTCTTCGACACGGCGAACATGTACTCGCGCGGCGAGAGCGAGCGCGTGCTCGGAAAGGCGCTGGAGGGGTACGACCGCGACGCGCAGGTCGTCGCGACGAAGGTGTTCTTCCAGATGCGCGACGACGACCCGAACTCCGGGGGGCTGTCGCGCAAGACCATCGAGCAGGAACTCGACGCCTCGCTCGACCGCCTCGGGACCGACACCATCGACCTCTACCAGACCCACCGCTGGGACTACGACACGCCCGTCGAGACGACGATGAGCGCGCTCACCGACGCCGTGCGCCGCGGCAAGGTGCGCCACCTCGGCGCGTCCTCGATGTGGGCCTACCAGCTCGCGACGGCCCAGCACACGGCCGACCGACAGGGGTTGGAGCGGTTCGCGACGATGCAGAACCACTACAACCTCGCCTACCGCGAGGAGGAGCGCGAGACGCTCCCCTGCGAGCAGGAGGGGATGGGGGTCATTCCGTGGTCGCCGCTCGCGCGCGGCTACCTCACCCGCCCCCACGAGGAGTACATGTCCACGAAGCGCGCCGAGACGGACGACTACGCGCAGGAGCACCCCTACGCGGACCGCGGCGGCAGGGAGATAAACGCCCGCGTCGAGGAACTCGCGGCCGAGTACGACGCCGAGATGGCCCAGATAGCACTCGCGTGGGTGCTCGCGAAGGACGTCGTCACCGCGCCCATCGTCGGGGCCTCCTCGATAGAACACCTCGAATCGGCGGTCGAGGCGCTGGAGATCGACCTCTCGGACTCCGACGTCGCGTACCTGGAGGAACCGTACGAGGCGGTCGGGGTCTCCGGACACGCCTGAGGGCGTGCGGAACGCTTAGGTGTCGGTCCGCCGACGGGCTACGCGATGACCGAGCGCGAGGTCGAGCTTCGACCCGATACTGGACGACGGCGTCGTCGAGACGGTGAGGGGCGCCCGACGGCCCCTGTTCGCGCTCGTCGAGTTCACCCCCACGGAGTTCCGCATCGCCTACGTCTCCTCCGCCACCCGCGCGCTGTACGGCGTCGAGGGGGACGACGACGAGGCGATGTACGACTACTTCGCCACCGTCCACGAGTACGTCAACCTCGACCTCGCGGAGATCGACCTGTTCACGGAGAGCCTCTTCCCGATGGCCGACGACGTGCGCTACATCACTACGGCGCTCGACATGGGAAAGATGGTCCGCGTCTACCTCACCGACGACCGCGGGGTGTTCGTCGCGATGCCGAGCGACGCGCCCGTCGAGTCCGTCGTGACCGCGCTGCGCGACGCGACCGAAGCGTAGCCGAGTTATCGTCGCCGGGTCCGCGCGACGGCGACCCCCACGACCGCGAGCGGCACGCCGAACGCGAGCAGGTACGGGAGCGCGTACGCGACGGTGACGCCGAGCGTCTTCACGGCCGTCACGACGCCGTCTATCGAGGCGGCGAACGCCTGCCCGAGTGTCGGCGTAGCCGGGCTCGGGCGTCGGCGTCGGCTCATCGGGCCGCTCCTCGCCGAGGGCGACCGTGAGGGTGGAGTAGGCGACCCGGTTCTCCAGCGAGCGCTGTCGGGCCGTCAACCGCTCCATCTCCGTCTGGACCTCGCTCAGTTCCTCGGAGACGCGCAGGACGGTGTCGGTGTCGTTGGCGTCCTCGTAGAGGTCGCGCAGGCGGTCGCGCTCGGCGCGGAGCGTTTCGAGGCGCGCCTCGATATCGACCAACCGGTCGGTCACGTCGGTCGTGTCCGAGGTGGCCTCGCGCACCTCGCCGTAGGTCTGAAGCGCGTCGAACGTCGCCCCGAACGACTCGGCGGGGACCCGTATCGTGACGGAGCCGGTCGTCCACGTCGTGTTCCCCGCGCCGTTGACCGAGCGGGTGGAGGCCGCGACGTAGCCCCCGCGGTCCCGGGCGAGTTCGGTCACGCGGGCGCTGGCGTTCGCGTACGAGTCCACGGTCAGCGAGACGGTGCCGGTGCGTATCACCGCGCGGTCGGCGCGCGCGGCGTCGCCGGCCGTCGACTCGGTGTCGGCGGCGGCGGTGGCCGTCCCGGCCGGCGTCGGCCGCCTCGGCGCCGCCGTCGCCGCCGGACTGTGCGAACGAGCCGTCGTCGTTCGGGCCGGACGACCCGCCGGAACAGCCGGCGAGCGCGAGCAGGAGGACGAGCGCGAGGACCGCGGCGGTTCGGCGCATAGCGGGGTCGGCCCGCCCCGATAAACGGGTGTGGTACTCAAACACGCGTTTGACCCACCGCGAGCGTCAGGCCCAAACCGCCCGCGGCCCTATGTTCGGTCATGACCGACACCGCCCGGACGATGGCCGAACCGGCGGTCCTGTCGATGGTGTGGCGCGACGCGCTGTTCGCCCACTGGCCCGTCGAGCCGTCGCTCGTGGCCGAGCGCCTCCCCGACCGGCTCTCCGTGGACACCCACGACGGCGAGGCGTACCGGGGGTCGTCCCGTTCGTGATGGAGGACATCAGCCCGCGGGGCGTCCCGTTCGGGCTCTCGTTCGGGGAGATAAACCTCCGGACCTACGTCCGCGGCCCGGACGGCACGCCGGGCATCTACTTCTTCAACCTCGACGCGGACGACCGACTGGGGTGTTCGTCGCCTGGTCGCTGTTCGAACTCCCTACTACCGCGCCGAGATAACGGTGGAGCGGGGCGACCGCGAGGTGCGGTTCCGGTCGCGCCGCGTCGGGGACGCGGAGCCGGCGGCGTTCGACGCCACCTACAGCCCCGTCGGCGAGCGGTTCGAGGCCGAGCCGGGGTCGCTCCCGCACTTCCTCACGGAGCGGTACCGCTTCTACACGGAGGGGCGCGACCGGCTCTACTACGGCGACATCGACCACGAGCCGTGGGCGCTCTCCGAGGCGCGCGCGAGATACGCGAGAACGACCTGTTCCGGGTGAACGGCTTCGCGGAGCCGGACGGCGACCCCTGCTCCACTACGCGCCGCGGCTGGACGTGACCGCCGGCCGCGTCCACCGGGTGTGATTTGTACCTCCGGCGAGTGGGGCCGCCAATGAGCGACGACGCGGTCGAACCCGCGATACGGCGGGTCGGAGCGGACGACGGCGCGGGCGACGACACGCCGTCGCCGACCT from Halosegnis marinus carries:
- a CDS encoding aldo/keto reductase yields the protein MEYTTLGNTGIEVSRICLGCMSFGDPDWRAWVKGEEFGTELVERAIDLGINFFDTANMYSRGESERVLGKALEGYDRDAQVVATKVFFQMRDDDPNSGGLSRKTIEQELDASLDRLGTDTIDLYQTHRWDYDTPVETTMSALTDAVRRGKVRHLGASSMWAYQLATAQHTADRQGLERFATMQNHYNLAYREEERETLPCEQEGMGVIPWSPLARGYLTRPHEEYMSTKRAETDDYAQEHPYADRGGREINARVEELAAEYDAEMAQIALAWVLAKDVVTAPIVGASSIEHLESAVEALEIDLSDSDVAYLEEPYEAVGVSGHA